Part of the Urocitellus parryii isolate mUroPar1 unplaced genomic scaffold, mUroPar1.hap1 Scaffold_4055, whole genome shotgun sequence genome is shown below.
GTGGTCCCTTACAATTTACcaagcattttcaaatatttaatttcctcTGAAGTACATGAGAAAACGGGGGCATTGAGATATTAATGGACAAGCTAAGGTTTATAGAACTTAGGGACCAAATCAGGCTAGGACCAGATATTTTGATTCCCAATCTGTATCTTTTTTCATCTTACCAGACTCTATCTCAGTATCACAGACCTTGCCACACTCTGTAGAGTGGCCCTTTCCTTCATCTGGGGGAACTTGGCATGTGGCAAGATACTCCTATCCCTAAGAAAACCAGGGCTATGGGAAAGTACTGGGTGGCAAGCGCGATCATTCCAGGTGACAGACATCCACTTCTGCCCCATCCTCTTGCCTGCATGTAAATACACATGTTCATCAGATCTGTATTACTCTCTTCGATATCTAGTCTCAGTTTTGCTTTCctcactttaattgaaagttaACAGATCTCTCATACCTAAGCTCTTGACACATTATTCAACTTCTACATCttcttctgtttttacttttgatGTATCATTTAACCCACTCTCTCCACTCACCTGCATGGCCATATCTCCAATTTTATTCTAATCAAGAATCACTGATGCTCAGGTTTCCAAAAGGCTGAGCTTTCAAACTCTCCTGTCTGATGTTACTGAGTCAAGTTaatccttattttttccttttttgctgaaTACTCATTTATGAAAGTATGACCTCAATTGTCAAATGAAAGGCACAATTACATGGACTTGTTGTGGCCATCAAGTAAGAAATACCTATGGACTGCTAAGTGGTATACTCAGTTGGCATCAACTTCTCAGCATTTATTGAATGTCTGTTTCACCCTTATGGGGCTGTCGTGATGGGCATGGTCTTGAGTCATGGGAAAGTACTGGGTGGCAGGCATGTTCATTCTAGGTGACAGACATCCACTTCTGCCCCATCCTCTTGCCTCTAACCAAGTTTCCCCTCTTAGTGTTTTTCCTTGTACCAGCTGAGATGCAGCCCCATGGTTTagtcccttcttcctcccagtACCCAGAGACCTGAGCTGGAAACCTCACTCTGACCCACATTTCCCCCAGCAGTaccttcctgtctttttttttttttttgatatttcgcgttttttatcaactttattttttctttttgcagtactagggaatcaaacccagggccttggggctggggatatagctcagttggtagagtacttgcattgcatgcacaaggccctggggttgatctccagcaccaaaaaaaaaaaaaaaaaacaacaacaaggagGCTATagctgtagatcagtggtaaagcgcttgcctcacaagtgtgaggcactgggttcaattctcagtatgcataaaaataaacaaatataaaaaatttaaaaaaacaacaaacccagggccttgtgcataatACGCAAGCAGTCTATCACTGAGTTGTACCACTACCTTtgattaacattttaacatatgtatgcatacatttaTGCATTATACAAAAAAGCGTATACAAAATTCTACTCAGGTTTGGgtttataaaatgatatctaacaatgggctgggggtatggctcagtggcagagtgtttgcctagcatgtgtgaggcactgggttcaattctcagcaccacatataaataagtaaaataaatatttttttaaaaaattatatctaacAAGTTTTTAAATGGgaagttacacttttttttcctgaataatgGAAACATACCAAGCGAACTGATTGttggtttttgcttttcattgtgGCATGTGGATGCTAATGTTGTGAAAGGGGAGGCCTGTCAACTTAGACTTGGGTGGTAAAGATTAGGCTGTGCATGATTTGGGGTGCAGAATGTTCAAGGGGTTCTGAAAATTGTGATTGTCTTTACTCCCTAGATTCAGTTACTTCCCCTCCAGTTCGTGATGTTGGCATGAATTCTCCTGCTCTGGTCCTTCCcagctcttcttcctcttctcctggctTAGACACTGCCATTGTCACCAGGAAAAATGGTAAATATGGCAACTAAATGGCTCAGACACCATGATGGAAAATTATTAATGCAAATAACTGTTGGTTCTCTGTAAGTACAATAtctgaatttagaaaattttctctgCATGCCACAAAACCTTCAGTCCTATTCATTGAATCTTCTGTGGCtgcctttcttttcattcttcttcccACAGTTGTCCTGTTGTTCTGTTTGCATCATTTCCCTGTAATCTCTCCGTTCTTATATGTGCTGTGTCCCGCTGATTTACTTGTCTGTGCCTTTTCTATCcataaatttttcatgtttataataCTATTTGTCCTGAATAGTCCACTTgtcaataaagataaaatctgtCTTCTAGCAAGTTTATTATGTAACGATgtaagaaagattataaaaataaagaaaccagaaGGTCTCTATGGACTTGACCATCCTGCATTTTTGAAGGCTGCCTTTCTTGATCCTTTCACTGTCTCTTTGCATTGGCTGGAACTGAGGATATCATTATGAATAACAACAGATCCTATATTATCGTGGTTTTCTTTTACAGAGCTGGAATCAGATGCTCCTCCAGGAATGAAAAACTCTCCCAAGCTGGAGGGTGATGCTACGGATGGCTCCTTCGCCAACAAAAATGGCCGCCATGTCATAGGCCACATCGATGACTATTCTGCTCTCAGGGAGCAGATTGAGGAGGGAAAACAGCTGGTGCAAAAGATCCTGTCTCTCCTGAGGCCCACATGCAACTTCCTGGGCCTTGAATCTCAGAGCTCAGAGGTAGTCACACCTGCACCTCCTGGGTTCACCCTTTCTTTGTGTCCCTTGTCCTTAGTTCTACTTCCTTCTccactatttatttttgtggcctGCATCTCCCAATGACAGAGAAATCATCTTCCAGTTATTCTAGCCAGGCCCTTGCTTCCCTTTCTCTTGATTCATTCGAAGTTCTACTCTGTTGTAGAGAAGGCCAACTAGATATTCCTCCTTAGAGCCCCAGAGAAGTCTGTGCAACATTGTCATCATCCTCAGTAGTGCATTTGTTAAGTATTGACATCCATGTGATGTTGTGTTGAACTCAGCACCCTCCGGTAGTTATTACCTGTTAAGTCATGGTGGCCCATGCTGGCCCACTTAAAATCAATCAGATGGACAGATGCTGAGGGATTTGCGTCCATAACGACCTTGTGTGTGGAAAGGGTAAGAAGTGGGACACTATGGTATTTGTTGAGACAGAGCAAAGGCTGGGAAGCAGTGCTTCTCAGAGTACTTTACTGTTGAGAGAAACCAAGGATCAGTGACTATGCCGAGCCACCAGAGACCCATAGATGAATAGACACAGCCCTGCCTCCAGAGAGCCTGGACTCAAGGGCAAGACACAGACCTCTGTTGATAAGCAAACTAAGGTGCCAAGAGCACAATGTGAGAAGCCACCTCTTGTGCCTTGAATGGACCAATGCAGAAGGGTCTTTTGTTGCAGGAAAGGAAGGTAACAGGTCTGTAGAGGACATGACATGGGAATGTGCCTTGACAGCCTTATAGGGTGTCCAGGTGGAGGAGGCATTCCAGGTAAAGGGAGCAGCACTTCAGTCCTGGGACCACACAGGGATGAACCAGGGTTTTATAGGTTCAAGCATCCCATGTTTTGTGCCTCACTTAAAAGGAAGCAAGCTTAAGACCTATACAGGCCTGCCATATCCTGAGCCTTGAGATATCTCAGCTTGAATGTTGTCCATGGTTCCCTTCCCCCTTTCCACAGGCACCAGGCAACAAAGGAGTCCGTGAGCTACGCAGCAGTCTCAGTGCCCTGCACCACACCCTAGAAGAGTCAGCCTCCCTCCTGACCATGTTCTGGCGAGCGGCCCTGCCAAGTTCCCAAGGCCCCGCACTGCCTGGCAAAGCAGTAAGAGACTAATGTCTTCTTCCATTTTAAATACTGCTCTTCTGTTTCTGGTGTGGTTCTGTCTCCTTAGTCCCACAGCTTTCCGAGGGTCAGGAACCACATGGGAAATTAGTATGGACACGACCTTAGGGGAGCATCCTGGAGGGAAACCCCTGATCCATGGCAGCTGCTTTCATGGCAGCTCTGATTACCTTACCTCCTCCTTATACTCCAGCCTCCAAGAtcataaatcaaagaggagaaagaaaaaaaatggaggaactataACTGAAGTTTGAGTGAACTGAAATTCAGGGGCCTTTTGAAGTTTCTCTCCTCCTCAAGTCTCCTTGGTCAAAAGATCAGAGGATATCACCATGAGCCTGAAGCTTCTTATGGTCATGCTCCTAGAATCCcaacatatctttttaaattatcatctCTGTGCCAGagtccccccccccagcccccagcccccaaccccaGGATCTGCTGTGATCTCAGGCTGGCTCTTATTGCTAAGCCTGGAGTGGTCCCACATCTGGATCCCCTTCCCAGATATTCGAGTTCCAGACAAATATTGCTGTTATCTTTTAGGAGCTAACTGCTAATTCCAGGGAAGGTGCTTTACCATCTTCACATTTGTACAGATATTTAGAGACTTACACACTGTCTTCAGGGCAGCCCTGTGTCCCATACATCATATCTCTGAAATTCCACGTCTTGTATGGATGGGGGAAGGATGAGATAGAACTTTTACAAGGACTGAATTGGAGGTCTTATTCACAATTGGGAGTTTTCTGCCAATCTGGGGTCAGGGTCTCCTTGGCCACAGAACAGTAGTCCTGTGCTAGTCTAGGGGCTTTCATGTTTTCAACATTCTTACCTATGGCCTCTTCCTCAACTATCCTGAACTGGAGGATCAAGAGGCTGTAATGGAGAGAACATACTCCAGAGAGTGTTGAGAAGATTATAGAGTTCTGCTTCCAGTTGGTAGGAACCACAAAGCACTGGATGCTTTTGGTCTCCATACTGTTGTCTGAGAGCCTATCCTTCTTCCCCAGGATGAatcaatggaaagggagctaCTGGATCTGCGAGCCCAAGTATCCAAACAGGAGAAGCTCCTTCAGACCACAGCTGAGCGTCTGAAGACTGCCAACCAGCAGAAGGAGAACATGGAGCAGTTCATCGTCAATCAGTGTAGGTGCCCCTGAGCAGTGGAGCAGCAGAGGAAAGGGGTGGTCTTGCAGATGCCCCACTTTTGCTGCAGATGAACAGTGACCACAGAGGCACTGGAATGTTGGGAGGGGAGAGTCTGTGGTCACTGGGCCCAAACCTCCTGTGCCATGAGGAATTGTGggtgcagagggagggaaggaaggagtcaGCAAGAGGCCATGATTGAGGGGtcaaaagaaaatgctttagAAAACACATGCCCAGCAAGTAGGGCCCAGCTGGTAATTCCTGCTTTGTGGGGCTGTTTTGTTGTTTCAGTGACCAGGacacatgatgttttgaagaaGGCAAGGACTAATTTGGAGGTAAGGAAACGATTACACCTATCAGAGCCAAAGAACCTGCCTCTAACACACCACTGTCTATCATCAGGTCTGTAGGTGACCCTgaccttctttctccttccagaGGAGATATCTGATCCACTTGACTGGTCCTAGCTCCTAGTTAGCCTCCTGTTAGGATTCCATCCTATCACTTCTCCCCACTCAGTTCCCTTCCCTGcccttgtttttctcttgtcatcatctctcatttttcatttcattttttcctgcttGATGTCAATTAAACAAGGAGCCAGGAGAAATGCAGTTCAGTTGGTTCTTGAGGACAGAGACATTTGCAGGTTTTCTGAGAATTAGTTGTCTGTACAGGGGTCTTTGGGCCATTTGGGCATTCTGGACTTTCCTAAACTACTTTATGATAAAGCAGAGTAAGGCACAACCTTATAAATTGACTTTAGTGCAAAATATTATGTTAAGAACAGCAATTTGATTTTtgacacattttttctttaaaaaacatgataaaaaatcCACTTGGTCTCAttgatctaaaataaaataaaatttgataataaATAAACACTGAATCTTAAGgcaagagattttttaaaaaaatatatatgtatatatatatatacatatatatatatatatatatatatatatacatgctagACATTCTCTACATTTACTTAAATTCTAAGTGCTTATTACttagtactttgaagaaaaacTTGATGTGCACTAATTGGTTTAAAACTCAGAAACTAAACTTTTAAACTTAGACATTAAACTTCGCCAGAGAAGTTGAACATATTCTTAGAAATATTcctaaattggggctggggttatagctcagtggtagaacacttgcctagcacatatgaggcactgagtttgatcctcagcaccacatataaataaataatataaaggtatttatttgtccatctacaaataaaataattttttaaaaaagaaatatttccttagTTATATTCCAAAAGGGTTGACTCCTACACTGTGACTGAGGGTGGGCCATGGTTTAACCAgctcttgttttttaattcccTTTGGTTCTTCTCTGATGATTCCTTTCTTTCCTGAGCTTCTTTAGCACAACACTTACAAGATTGCCTCTGTACAGCCTTATCCTGTCCCAGCCAAGGTAACCCAGCAGCCTCCAGATCCCACTGGCTATCTCCAGTGTGCAggcctccctttctacttcctgatGCCTGGGCTGTAACTCCAGGCTTGTCACTAACTGGCTGTGTGCCTTTGGCTGGCCCCTTTGCCTCTGTGAACTGCTGCCCCCTCATCTGTTAAGAGTAGACTAGATGGTCTCATCCCTGCCCCTTTGAATTCTCCTCAAGAAAACTGGGATACACACTTAACAGGGGAACTCCCCCCAACATGTTTTCTCCTTCCTACCACGGGCTTTTTCTACATGTGCATGTTTCATGCTTGGCACTACTTTTCCTAGAAGATGGCAAACCTccccacttttttgtttttcttcagacCACATAACTTGTAGCATGAACTGGCTCATCCAGAGGAAATGGTAGGATCTGACCACATAGAGTATAGTGGGGCAGTGGCTGGGGCAGCAGGAATTTGGGTGCATAGGGAGGCTTTTCCTTTAAGCTGGGACCTGGAAGCTCATCCTCTTAATCCCCTCCTGCCATGTTCTGGCTTCCTGCATGCTTTGCCCTCATTCCAGCCTCTGGGTGCCGTCAGCAGGGTCTGACAGTTCCATCTGAACAGGGTTGTTTTATGTTTGCTTGCAGGTGAAATCTCTAAGGGCCCTGCTGTGCACTCCAGCCTTGTGACCCTTGCCTTCCAGGAGCCACGCAAGAAGCAAAGCCACCACAGGTCCTTAAAGCATCAGGAAGAATGGGGCTGCCCCTCTTTTGAACAACTACCTGTCTGCTGAGGAGAATCTGGGCTTGAGTCCTCTAAATCTGCTGGAGGTCTGAAGATGCAGTCAGAGATGTGTCCTTGTGGGGTAGGCAGAAAGGTAGAATGACTTCCTGGCAGTGATGGAATAACAGTAGCCAAATCCCCCTGGGCCCAGCATGAAGCAAAGCGCGTGTGAGATTGCATAGTAGCACTTGTGACACTGCTTCTGAACAGCCTCAGTGGCATAGCACCTGCCAGAGCACGGTTCTCATCTCAACAGCTGTCCTCAGATGGTCAACGCGAAGGAAATAGTTGCCTTCTACACATGGGACATGTGATCCCCATGGTGAAGCTCCTCCACAGTTATAGAAGCACACTACTGAGCAGCAGTGCCCTTCTGGACAGTGTCAGTGAGCACTGCTCACAGATCCACACCTAACCAGGTAGCTCCTCTGGGCCAAGTCAGGCTGGGCTTCATGCTGTACCACCAGTTCTGAGAGCTTTGATTCTGTGTGGGGAATTGGTGACTTGTTAGATGCCCTGTCATGCTTAGCCTAGCATGATCTTCTTCATTTCTTACATGTTCTCCAAACTATACTGTCCCTACCCCCATTAGGTATGTTATCCCTTTGTCATCCTAACTTCCCTCAGGCGAATTGGGAACTGATGGCCATACCAAGCCTATGGAAAGTCTTGCATATAGCAGCCCTCTGCTTGTTTTTAAGTGGTCTGGGCAAGGCCCTAGTTGTACTGAAGCCTAGTCTGTGTCTTCAGAGTGCTCCTAGGatgtgggtatgtgtgtataaatgtatgatagagatttatttatgttgctgtaGCAATATGTTGAAGGCCAACATAACTCATGGATGGGGAGGATGAAAGGAAACAACAATCTTTTTTTGGTGGCTATTAAAGAAATATGTGTATAAGgaaatagtttttctttgttttgttttgcatttctacaCCATTTCCCAGAACAAGTGTatcagaataggaaagacaaactgtcatgaaaaaaataatagtctaaTCCATAAAGTCtaagtttaaaaattcatttttcctctattttacaaaaatttccAATATACATGATAGAGTGATCCTTAAACTTGATTTGCCTTACAGTTTTCACAGGGAAGGACATATTTTGCTGTTTGTTGTGTTCCATTAAAACTCAGGAGTTAGGATGGCAAGGGAAATAAAGGTTTCTTGCAATGATGGATTTGAGCAAGATagagaacattttctttctcaacTCTCCATCGTTTGTGACTCAGGAGCATGGAAAGCTTTTATAAGAGCTATGGGGTGCAGTAGGACGAAAGGAAGGAAATATCCATGTGTATATTTAGCTAGGCTGTGTTAATCAGAAACATGTCTCAGACTCCGTTCCTCTGGGCAGTGCCCTCAGGTCCAGGGAAGTCCCTCAGACTCCATTTTCAGCTTAAGGAAAGTCAGAAGTTAAAAGGCTTTGGAGCTGTTCATTTCAAATGGAGTCTGTTTCACAAATCAGTTGTGAAGATTGTGGGAGCAATTTCCTGGGATGAAATGCCAAGAACTTTTGTGGGTGTGGGACCCTAGGGTTGCATTTAAATATAAGcatcccaggtgattctgatgcaggtGGGCTACTGACCACAGTTTAACACACATTGTTTTATATCATTGactcaaaacattaaataaatttatttaagaacCATAGTTGAAAATTATGTCATTCTGATACCAGTCTTGGAGATCAGGAATGGGTCTTTGTTCCCCTGGTGTTTAGGATTAAACACCCTGAGAAACACCCAGGCAAGTGTAGGaagcatattttatataagacagagacagggacagcagacttctctgaagagaatTGGTACCGCTGGTTATCTATCAGTGACTagtcctgcttcctcacctgTTGAAGTTTGAAGCATCCCAAGGCatgcatataaagcagggtttatttatttatttatttttatttatttatttatttatttattattagtttttcaaaaccttacatagctcttgacatatcatatttcatacatttgattcaagtgggttatgaactcccatttttccccgtATATAGATTgaagaatcacatcggttacacatccatgtttttacatactgccatactattgtctgttgtattctgttgtctttcctatcctctactatcccccctcccctcccctcccatcttctctctctaccccatctactgtacttctAAGAGCAAAACTCAAAAAGTTTTTAGTTGTTCTAGACATTCAGAGTTAATATTAGATTAAGTTCATGGGATGATTAAGTTTCAGTTTTTACACTGATCATCAACTAAAAATAGTGTTTGACTTAAATTCAAATGTAAATAGTTTCATatgaaataatcaaagaaaaatcataaatggaTCAGTGTGGTGAGATAGAGACAGATgggcagggtttatttaaaaggggataacatagacttctcctaggagggaggagggggccagagctggtgtcctggtatccctagaagtgaggtgttctgccctttttatatgtcctaggcttcctttgttctcctgcctcttccccttatctttctccttcctgtggtaTGGGACTAGGCCTAGGCAGTGACTAGACCTAGGAAATGCttagtgggatggccaaaaggtgggaaacaggtgggctgaagtgggaagggcaggatggtgcagcctacattaattaacaaccttatagctccctgtagggagctATTCCTGGGACTGGTTatcttagcaacaggttggagcaggggcggttcttgggtggaggaagggctctgaaggaattaactcAGGGGACATTCTCCAACTagccagactcactcaaaattggcctccttaaACCCACCTTCCACCATGCGGTCAGCGCACTGGTTTCAtcaatgaggttcttggcataaaagttagctagcagagatcgaaataaaacacacagactcagttacctttttctatgaccaggtccgagacggctcccctctctggctccCACCTCGAACCACCGGTagggcagcaaggcttactcagggctagcaggagagagagagcttgagcacgccagggagtagccttttattggggaacaagaaattcatgggagaattccatccaatgaaggttgaggggggctgcactccaaggtcagggtcagtgattggcccctggggtcagtggtcagtcacaccccccccacggacgggttctctcatcaggagagggccaggaaagctccgacacagattagccagagcgcctcagacccaaaccaggagttgcccagtcacgtgtgagaatggctttcCACACCACCTGACTTGATTGACCTGTTTATACTGTCTCTCTAGTTCTGGCTTCAGAAGTGGGCAAAGAGCTGGGTGTCAGTAGGAGTGGGTGTGTCTTGCTGTTTTATAGACCCCAGAACCCCCaccacctttttcttctttgtgcatATGCCTAAGGGTAAGAAGGAGCTGGAACACTTGGGATAATCAATAGCAGCTCATTGTGCTGGGAAGTGTGATCCCCAGGTTAGCTGTTAGCAACCCATCTGTCTTTTCTTTGATAACCAGCCCTTATTTCTCAACCCCCATCATTTattacctacactgactgccAGACCTTCTTACCCCTGAgtcagtttgctgaggaatgtgacatatcggGTCCCCTCAGGCCAGGTGGGGCTGCAGACAGATTAACTCACCATCCTCATTTATCTGTCCTCTTATACTTCcataaatgttgaaataaaaatcttaagagatTCCTTCAGAAAAATTCTTGTATTCTTTTGCCttctagaattaaaattaagCTATCACTCTATAATTATTTCCTAGAAATagttaaaaatgaaatcctgtgaGGGGAAATAGAATTTAAGTCCTATAAAGGGGGCTGGAAGGGAAAACAGAACAGGTACCACTTAAAATATGTAATAGTATCTCTTGACCTGTCAACCTAGGCCTTCAGAATGTGCAGAGTTCATCACGTCCTTCAGATCTCGTCACTGGTGAAGTGAATTAGAGAGGTACTTGTGTTGATTTTCTGTTATTGCTGTAACCAATTCCCATAAACACAGTGTGAGAACACCCCAAACTCATTTTCTTAGAGTTCTGTAGGTTAGGAGTCCACCAAGGGTCCCAACAGGCCTAAATTGATAGGTCAATCCTTGGCTGGTAGCTGTTTCCTCCACCTTCACAACCAGCAACAGCAGGCAGAGTGCTTGATCCATCATCCTgacctctttctctgcctcttcttcCATGTTAAAGACCCATGGAATTATTTGGATGTTATGGATTACCCTGTGCCATTCAGCATGGTCTCCCCATCTCAGAATCCTTAACATAAGTCCATCTGCAAGTCCCTTGCTAGATAATGAATGAAGCCTGTTCACAGGTTCCAAGGATTAGAAGAGGATCTCCTGGGGAGGCCATTATTCTGCCTGCCACATACTCTTAATTCATGTGCTAACTAATGttggaattaaaataaaacactaaatcaaattagtaaaattaaGACACTACCTTGAGCTCTGGAAATGCTCCATTGATGACCTTAGGATTTTACAAGTGTTTGAGATTATTTTAGATATGGCCCTTATTTTTCTCAAAGGCTGGCTTTGGGTGCAGAAATCTCATCTGAGGCTAAGAGGACACAAggaagcgggggggggggagaggcaGATTCTGTATACCTGGGAGCCTGCTGACTTTGGCTCAGTACCCTTGGCTCATTCTAAATGGGGCAGTTGGATGATTTTCTTTGGTCAGGATTTCCTGCTGCTTGTAGCCCCTAGCACCATGGGGATCTCTATGTGCCCAATGAAGGCCATGAGGTGGTGCTAGAAAAGGGCCTAGGGTATTCAAGTCCCTCAAGATGAGGGCCAGATTCTAGCCATGAGGAACAGGAAATGGAATAGCTGTGGTTGAAATTCAGCTTTAAGGTGCAGCCATCTTCTTTGGTCTCCTCATAAACTGAGCTTGACCAGAAACAATGtgattgtttttgatttttcttctgataCAAAATATCCCTTCATCTTCATCTCACATGAGGGCAACCCCTTCCTGTGTTGGCCTGTATGGTGTGTATGTGGGAGGGATAGAGGGTATGTGGGCAGGAAGAGCAAGAAGAGGAATGGGGAGTAGAACAACAAGGCAGGccaggaggacagagaggagagagggatggaggTGGGGCAAGATGTGCAGGAGGTGGTGAGGGGAAGGAGCTGAGCTTGAATTCTCAGGCCCAGAAGGAACTCAGCTTGTaaccaaaagcttggtccttgtccccagtgccaatgAATGCCtattaataatgaggacacagttttgagaaaaaaaggaaaaagctgttttattgcttttctgacaaaggagaaacacagggcactcctgtccctgaggctgtgattctgcccatcagaaAGAACAGGGGGATTTTAAAGGAGCTCCTTAAGGCTACATTCCAAATGTGCCCTGACAGGGAGTTCCAGGGGCTTTGATGGagtgttaggattcacttgttattTGTCACTTCCGAGATCCTCTTACAgacatctccttcctgtggaACACAGATAACTCAGGGTAATGTGGCCTCCAGGTTAGGGAGAGtgagggggagaaaagaaaaagggaaaaaatgtccCTTTGAAAAATAGCCTCAGAACTAatattcaaaaggtgaagtggacCCCTGTTACAAGCTGTTGATGGATTGGTActcaaaagtttatttgggggctggggttgtggctcagtggtagagtgcctgccttgcatgagtgaggcactgggttccattctcagcactgcatacaaataaatgaataaaataaagatccatcaaaaactaaaactatatatatatatatatatatatatatagttttatatttttaatatatatttatatatatttatatatat
Proteins encoded:
- the LOC144252363 gene encoding myomegalin-like, translated to MEVYRTLAYMGHSQETECLREALFSSGSRLQELEKELEQQKLERQQLLEDLQEKQQEILHFREERLSLQENDSRLQHKLALLQQQCEEKQQLFHSLQSELQIYEALYGNSKKGLKAFSLDGCHQVPLNSDLNHLVAEIRALRGQLEQSIQVNNCLRLQLEQQLDGGTGKGSLSPSTVSQNFPSNPDPGNKQSHFQDSVTSPPVRDVGMNSPALVLPSSSSSSPGLDTAIVTRKNELESDAPPGMKNSPKLEGDATDGSFANKNGRHVIGHIDDYSALREQIEEGKQLVQKILSLLRPTCNFLGLESQSSEAPGNKGVRELRSSLSALHHTLEESASLLTMFWRAALPSSQGPALPGKADESMERELLDLRAQVSKQEKLLQTTAERLKTANQQKENMEQFIVNQLTRTHDVLKKARTNLEHNTYKIASVQPYPVPAKVKSLRALLCTPAL